In Mercenaria mercenaria strain notata chromosome 15, MADL_Memer_1, whole genome shotgun sequence, a single genomic region encodes these proteins:
- the LOC128549034 gene encoding cholecystokinin receptor type A-like, translated as MDKEQLNTSGMREELNKNMTHAVLPVTIFIGVEQFFGFFGNILILIVYSFRYKRTNFRYFVLSMAALDFVSCCTTLPGEIFSQLNWYDYKYGWICKVKSYFNVFTAWGSASILLVLAIDRYRKICRPLKWQIQPAHALKLSCGVLILSLFVSVPVLFFWGIQEYIHEYNGWKVTVSVCETSGKYAETIYPLVYIGSVYFLPVGSMIFVAGTLNFLTARKFFGRKLIEAQTVKKYSMSSTASTTVTSFNSTSDIHEQTDDSSAEPCSTTVQTNIESSDDTDAKHNNSDHLKGIHPENTRLKHVIQSGSYRKRKTIIMLVLTSVFVVTMVVYVILISLVAQPPSILNEMSNSTKVVFFFFLRLYFINCVVNPILYGFMDPRFRSGLLSYVHKKQKDMWVKPNVSKRSH; from the coding sequence ATGGATAAGGAACAACTAAATACATCCGGTATGAGAGAAGAGCTGAACAAAAACATGACGCATGCTGTACTTCCGGTGACTATTTTCATTGGGGTGGAACAATTTTTCGGATTCTTTGGAAACATTTTAATTCTGATAGTGTATTCCTTTCGGTATAAGCGTACTAATTTTCGTTACTTCGTGTTATCAATGGCTGCTTTGGACTTCGTAAGTTGCTGTACAACACTTCCTGGAGAAATATTTTCACAGTTAAACTGGTATGATTACAAATACGGATGGATTTGTAAAGTTAAATCTTACTTCAATGTTTTCACTGCATGGGGCTCAGCGTCCATTCTGCTCGTGTTAGCAATTGACAGATACCGGAAAATATGTCGACCTCTCAAGTGGCAAATTCAGCCTGCCCATGCTTTGAAATTAAGTTGTGGTGTATTAATCTTGTCCTTATTTGTGTCTGTTCCTGTCCTTTTCTTTTGGGGCATACAGGAATACATTCACGAATACAATGGATGGAAAGTTACCGTCTCTGTTTGCGAAACATCTGGTAAATACGCAGAAACTATTTATCCACTTGTTTACATTGGAAGCGTCTATTTTCTTCCGGTAGGTTCTATGATATTTGTCGCCGGGACGTTGAACTTTTTGACAGCGCGTAAATTTTTCGGTCGCAAGTTGATAGAAGCACAAACGGTAAAGAAATACTCAATGTCTTCAACAGCTTCAACAACAGTAACTTCATTTAATTCGACGTCGGATATACATGAACAAACAGATGATTCGTCTGCAGAACCCTGCAGTACAACAGTACAGACTAACATAGAATCGTCTGATGATACAGATGCAAAACATAACAACTCTGACCATTTAAAGGGAATCCATCCAGAAAACACCAGACTTAAACATGTTATACAGTCAGGATCGTACAGGAAGCGGAAAACAATTATAATGTTGGTGCTGACGTCAGTTTTCGTAGTTACTATGGTGGTTTATGTAATTCTCATAAGTCTGGTGGCACAGCCTCCCAGTATtctaaatgaaatgtcaaattcaacgAAAGTAGTATTTTTCTTTTTCCTGCgtttatattttatcaactgtGTTGTAAATCCGATCTTATACGGATTTATGGACCCAAGATTTCGTTCCGGACTTTTGTCATACGTACATAAAAAGCAAAAAGACATGTGGGTCAAGCCGAACGTGTCCAAACGGTCACACTGA